The proteins below are encoded in one region of Longimicrobium sp.:
- a CDS encoding DUF456 domain-containing protein: MPYALLAAAQLAGLVLVPFGLPGTWLQVAALGVYGWTTGFATIGWPTILFAAVLAAIGEMVEFSLGGRYARKYGGSRRAGWGAIIGGVVGAIAGVPVPVIGSVIGAFVGAFAGAAIFELTLTKDWRNPELGSAVRVGWGAFLGRLVAVAAKSAVAVAIAALALVSALR, encoded by the coding sequence GCCGTACGCCCTTCTCGCGGCCGCGCAGCTCGCCGGCCTCGTCCTGGTTCCCTTCGGGCTTCCCGGCACCTGGCTGCAGGTGGCCGCGCTGGGCGTGTACGGCTGGACCACCGGCTTCGCTACCATCGGCTGGCCCACGATCCTCTTCGCCGCCGTGCTCGCGGCCATCGGCGAGATGGTGGAGTTTTCGCTGGGCGGCCGCTACGCGCGCAAGTACGGCGGCAGCCGGCGCGCCGGGTGGGGCGCCATCATCGGCGGCGTCGTGGGGGCCATCGCGGGCGTTCCCGTTCCCGTCATCGGCAGCGTGATCGGCGCGTTCGTCGGCGCCTTCGCGGGCGCGGCCATCTTCGAGCTGACGCTGACCAAGGACTGGCGCAATCCCGAGCTGGGCTCCGCGGTGCGCGTGGGCTGGGGCGCGTTCCTGGGCCGCCTGGTGGCCGTCGCCGCGAAGTCGGCCGTGGCCGTCGCCATCGCCGCGCTGGCGCTGGTCTCCGCGCTCCGCTGA